The DNA sequence TGGCATTTTTACAGGCGTTACGATAGCGGAAATGGTGGCCAAAACGGGAAAAAGTTTGTCGGAACTGCTTAAGGATTTAGAAAAAGAGTATGGGGTACTGTTTAATGGACGTAGCGACGTATCATGCCCGGATGAACTAAAACAGACAGTTATGGAAAAGCTTTCATCCAACATCCCAAATAGAATTGCTGGCATAGAGATATCAAATGTTAACAGAATGGACGGATTAAAGTTTCTGCTAAAAGATGATGGATGGTTGCTTATTCGCCCTTCTGGGACAGAACCGCTTTTCAGGATATACGGAGAGTCAACTACCAGGGAGAAATTAGAAGAAATGCTGGAAGAAGGAAAAAAGCTTGTTACTAAAGCATTAAGTAAACAGGCTTAGTGCCCTGGTTCACAAACGTCTTTTGTAAAATGAGTAATCTATTCTGTTTCTTGCTCCTTTTTTATTATTTCTACTTCGGCGTAAATGAATATTCCTTTGTGTTTCCTCTCAAAGTCTTTTAGAATGTCGATGATCTTTTTCTCTAATTCGTCTAAATCACGTTTTGGCAGGAACTCAACTCTAGTTAGCGAAACATCGGGCATATCGATCACACATCAAATATAAGTGTTTGAAGTAGTTAAAATTTATCAACAGCGGGACTGTGAAGGCATTAACGTGTGCTGCGAAACATGGCTCTGCATCTATGCTTTTTAAATTGCAAGCAATAGAACCCCAATGAAAATGAGGACCCCAGCCATCGCCGTTTTAAGTGTTATTTTTTCGCCTAGAATAAGGGCGGATAAGACTAACACGAATAATACGCTTGCTCTGTCTATTGGCGCAACTTTCGAAGCGTCAGTCAATTTTAAAGCGGCAAAATAGAGCAGCCAAGATATAGCGCCAGCTATTCCGGAAAGCACTATGAAAAACACATCCTTACTAGTTAGTTGCGTTAGTTGAGGACCCTTACCTATGGCTATTACGAAGCCTAGCGTAAAAACCATCATAACAATGGTTCTTATTGCAGTGGCAACATTGGAATCAACGCCTTGCAACCCAACCTTTGCAAAAATCGCCACAAGTGCAGCAAAAAATGCGTCCAGAATCGCTAAGACAAGCCAATCCATCACTTATCACCAATCCTAAATTGTGTGTGCAGTATATTATTTTTATCCAACGTTTACAAAGAACAGCAAACCTTTTTGTGACTATATGATTTAATGTAAAATGAAAGGTAAAAAGAACTTGATGAGAATGAAAAGGTAAAGTTGAGGGTACGATAGGATGAATATGGCTGCCATCAGCAGTATGAAGGTTATATGAAGTTCTATAGAAATGCCCCATGCAGAACCAATTTTGAATGAATATTTCATATATAGTTGTTGAAGACGGCTTTTTAGACTTTCGATAACATATTTAACCTTAAATTCAAAGTTGGAATTTTTTAAAGGCTAAGTATTTAAAGGAATCTACGATTCCAACCGTGAATAATGCTGAAAAGCCTAGGGCGAAAAGAACCTGGTTTAGTGAAAGTGAAGGAATTATTATGCCGTATATGCCTAACAAAATGAATCCAATTATTATGGCTGTAAAAGATGCTATCAAACCCTTGCCGGGTTTTGAAGACCAAAAATATCTTCTTTCTCTTACAATGTACACTCTAAATTGGCTATTAAAGACTAGTACCAGCATTATAAAAGTGCGCAGTTTTTCCCACTCTAGTTGAAAATAATTTTTTCCTATTACCATTGCGGTTACGCTTTCAACAACCAAGAGTAAACCAACCACAAGAGATGCTAATGTAATGTTTTTGACATTCCACTTGTTTGGATTACTCGTATGTTTCACGTTATCAGTTGCTAATGACATTGTTGAAAAATCGTTTGCAAAAATTAGCAACGTCATACCTAATAGACTGATGACAACGCCATGCAACCAGAAAAATCCAAGCGTCAATAAAGTGACAAACTCTATTACTTTAGCAATCTTATTTATAACCCACGTTAACATTCGCTGGTATATCTGCCTGCTTATTTTTATCGCGCTAACGATCACTTTCACACCTTGTTCGGTCAGAACAACACTGGCTGAGGCTTTCGCCACATCTGTCGAGTTGCTTACAGCTATTCCCATTTCCGCCTGTTTAAGTGCAGGCGCATCATTGACTCCATCACCAGTCATTCCCACCATGTGTCCATTTGATTGCAAAAGTTTCACTATCTCATATTTATCTTCAGGGTATACTTCGGCAAAACCATCGTATTTCTCGACAATTTTTGCTCTCTCTGTGTCATTTAGGGCTTTAAGTTCAGCTATTGGAATAATCCTATCGCCGATTAAGGCTTGAGAAGCTATCTCTTTAGCAATATTGATATTGTCGCCTGTAAGCATCATGGGCTTTATGCCAAGCGCTTTAATCTCCTCCACCATCATTTTTGAATCTGGTCTTATAGGGTCAGCCAAAGCTAAAAACCCCATAAACATGAGCTTATCAAAATCTTCGCCTTCAGATTTGGCCACTGCCAAAGTTCTGTATCCTTTGCGGGATAACTCTTCTAGCACCTTGCCTACTTCTTGTTGAATTTCACCAGTGTTCTTGCAGAGGGCTAAAATTATTTGGGGTGCACCTTTAACGGCTTTAAAACGTATTCCTTTGCTCTCAATAACGGCTTCAGATCTTTTAATGGTTGGGTTGAAAGGCGTGTAAGAGACCCGTTTATATGAGTTGAGATCGATGTCTAGCGATTTTGCGTAGTTTATGACCGCTAAATCTATTATGTCTTTGCCTTCCTCTTCAGAAGCCAAACCTGCCATCAATATTACATCTTCTTTTGTATACTTGAAAAAGGGTACGACTTCAGCAACTGAGAGTTTGTTTTGTGTTATTGTGCCTGTTTTATCCAAACAGACTACGTCTATGGAAGCTGCGTCTTCAATAGAATCGAGACGGGTTACCAGGGCTCCTTCTTTTGCGAGTTCCATAGCGCCAACAGCTTGAACTATAGTGAGCACGGCTGGTAATGCCACTGGAATGGCGCCCATTAGGAAGATGACTGCGAACGTCAATATCGCCAGAATACCCATATTCAACATCAAAGCATATGCCGAAGTTAAAATCAACGCCACTATGCCAATGTACATCATATATTTGGTAATAGATATCATTATTTCTTCTTGATGAGATTTTGGTTTGGCTGTTTTGACTAATTCAGCGGTTCTTCCGAAATACGTGTTCACTCCAGTATTGACTACAATACACTTGGCTTCGCCTCTCGTCACTATGGAACTCGAGTAGACAATGTCGGAAGAGTGCAGATTAACTGGTAAAGATTCTCCTGTTAAAGCTGATTGATCAACAGAAAGTTTTCCACCGACTATTTTGGCATCTGCAGGCACCAAATCGCCAAGTCCTACTAGTATAATGTCTCCTGGAACAATTTCTTTAGCGTCTTTCACTATCCATTTTCCTTCACGCAACACCTTCGCTTTTATCGCTAGTCTCTTTTTTAAAAACTCCAACACTTTTTGCGAGCGATGTGAATGTATGAAGCCTATGACAACGTTTATGGTGAGTAAAACAAAAATTATGATGGCTTCAAGGTAATGACCAAGAATACATGAAAGGAGTATGGCTAGTTCCAGTAGCCAAGGCATGGGGCCCCAATAACGCTTAAAAAAATCTATAAAAGGATTTTTCTTTTCTTCCGTTATCTCATTATATCCAAACTTTTCTATTCGATTTTTTGCTTCGGCCTCTGTAAGCCCATGCATAGATGCTTCTAACAATTTGAAGGTTTCTTCAATGGAAAACTGCTTAAAGTCTGATGTACTCTTTGTCTTGATAGGCATACTCATGAAATCAAGCCCATGACAATGTTATAAACATTTAATGCTTGAAATAGCATCAGATTCACTGATCTAAGCTTCTCCATAATTCTTTTTAATATAATTTCTATAATTTCTATATAAGTTTTAGTCTTTTTCCTTAATTTTAAGGCTTAAATAGAAAAACATATATTAATTTAATTAATATACTAATTTGGTTGGATTAAATTGTTTCTTCCTATAATCTTTCCTTTTTTAGGGTTTGAAACTTTTCTAGCTGGTTATGCGATTGGTAGAATGATTAGAAGAAGAAGGCAGCCTCAATTTTATTATGCTTGGCACTATCCTCCTGGATATTACTATATGCCTTCACAATATCCTCTTTACATGGCTCCTTGGCATTATCGAGCCTACCGTTATCCCTACTATTATTGGTGGAGATATTCAAGGTATTAGCTCAATAACTAAAAAATCAACCTTAACCCTTTTTTTAGAAGAATTTAAAGGCATCATTAAAGCGGGTTTTGACTTTATTCAATAAAGCAGTTTAAAGCAAACATTTAAATTACACTTAAAAATAAAATATGCTTTCAGACGTTTCCTTAATCAGGAATAAATGGTTTCTGCTTTTTCATGAAGTTAAACCTGAGATCACACTATTCTTGCTATACTTTATTTTAAATAATTTTTTAGCCAGTTTTAATTCTTCCTTAGTAAAAAATGAGACGTTAAATGATGCGTTAAGCCCTTTTTTAAATCCATTCACTAACATTTCTTCAACTTCTTCTATAGATAAGCTTTTAGCTTCAGATAAATTAGCTACTGGAAATTTTAGTTTAATTAATTCTTTCATTAAATTAAGGTTAGCGTTTACTAAAAGTGTTCCATGAATAAGCGTTATATTATAAAGAAGATGTTGAGCCATTCCCCCAACCTTATTTTTGTTTAATAAAAGCGAGTTTGGTGGAAGAAAGTTTAAAGGAACATTTAAACAGTTTAATCCATCAATTAAACATTTGCTTATAAGCTTATAAACTTCAAGCACATCTGTTGGTAAACCATTTTTCCCTGAATTAGCTATGACTGTATAGTTTAAATTTCCTAAATCATGGTATACAGCGCCTCCACCGCTAATCCGCCTTAAAACAGGTATCTTAAGCTCTTTACATTTAGCTAAATTTAATTCATCAAAAGTTGAAAAGCAACCGAGAATTATTGAGGGTGTGTTTACCCAAAACCATAAAACATTGCTTTTTGATTTTTCAAGTCTAACTCTTAAAAGAGCTTCTTCCATAGCTAAATTCATCGCTGGATTTGGGAAACTATATTTTATAATTCGCCAAGAGTTCAACAAGTTTTCTCCTTTAAAGCTTCCTCTAAAATCTTTCTTAATTCTTCTTCTGAGGGGGGTTCTATGATTCTACCAAGTTTTACTTCTCCATTTATTATTAAGGCTGGAATAAGAGATTCTTTTGAAGCTTTGCGAAGTCCCGGAGTCAAAGATACACCTGGTGGAATACCTCTTCCTCTCTTCCATATTCTTACTTCAACTTTATCCCTTAAGTTAAAAACTGCTTTATTTACAGCTTCAATAAATTTTCTATCTAATGCTGTAGGCGGATAAGCCACGTAAACTTCCAATAAAACATCCTTTAAAGTTAAAGGCTCCTCACCTTTAGTTAACCATTCTTCCTTAGAATATTTTATTTCATAAAGTTTTTTAGCGATTTTCTCTTCTTCTTTATTAAGCATTCCATCAATTAAAGATGCGTTAAACACTTCCTCGAATTTACTTTTAATCATCGCTTTAACTTCATTCAATTCGACTTTAACGTTAGCTTCATTTTCAATTGATGAAAAATTATTTGGTAAAGCTTTCTTCATAAGATTTAAGTTTGGATTAACGTATAAAACTGCGAAAATTAAGTTAGAATCATAAAATGAAAATGAGGAAATAGAAGATAAAATTTTATCATTCGTTAAAATTAATCTAGAGTCTTCATTTACAACTGGTTTTAATCCAAAATTTAAAATTGGAAATGAAATAACTTCATAAACTAGTTTATGCAAATGTTTAAAACTTAATTTATCTTGAAGCTCATTTGAAGCTACAACTATGTTTAAAACCCCTTCATCATTATAAATTATGCGTCCATTCATGCAGCCTCTAGCAACATTTAACCCTAACTTCCGCCAGTTAACAAGGTTACTTTCAAAGATTCCCTCTGATTTACTTAATATAATCGATGGCTTACCAATCCATAATCTTAAAGTAGATTCGCTCAAACCTTCTTGAACACATCTAAGAATAGCTTCATCAACCGATAAATTAAAATTTAATTCATTTATAGATGGTTGAGAAATAAGCCTCCAAAATTTTTTATTTACCATAGAATGGACACCTTTCTTTTAAGCAATCTTTATTTCTTTTAGAAAACTCGCATATATAATTTTCATTAACATCACAATTTAGCTTATATAATTCATTTATAAATTTTAAAGCTTTAATTAACGTTAAGAAAACACTTGCTTTACAGCATCTAGGACCATTAAGCTTAGCTATTTCCATTAAAGCTTTTGACACAATAGTTAATGCATTACTTCTTTCATTTTTAGATAGCATGTTGGCTTTTGAAGCTACGCTAAAAGCTATTCCAGCGCTTATAGCTGCTCCACAAGCTCCCCAACTTCCGCAAGCTCCGTAAGGTATTCTAGCAGCTCTAGCAACAACTTTATCAAAATCTTCAGGGGAAACATTAAATATCCCTAAATTTTTTAAAACTGCTAAAAATGTGCAACCAACTATATAGTGATGTTCTAGGCCATGCATAGAGACTCCTGGATGCTTCATTAACAATATAGCCAGCTTTAAAGGATTTTTTTCTTTGGAAATTTTACATGTATTAAATATCAATTCTTTAGGGTTAGCAATCCTGCATTTTTCGCATATATAATGACCTTTACCACAAACATAATCTTCTTTAGCTTTAATTCCGCAGTAAATGCATGAAGCTTCAGATTGAGAAATAAACATTTCCTCGTTGCATATAGGGCAAAAATATTCCTCCTCCATTTTTAATCCCCTTTGAAATAATTAACATTTAAAAAATAATCCCTATTATTTAAATAGCTTATAATTAAGAGTTTATGGAAGAACTTCTCCATATGCTATAAGTTCCCTTTTTAGCCGATTATTGTTAAGATAACTAAAGCAAAACCATATTCCTATAGAACTTAAAATGGAATAAAAATGAGGTGTGTGAATTATTAGAAGTTATATCCACAATTATTCTTAGTTATAATTTTAATGAACTAATGAGAAGCTAGTGAAGAAACTTAATCTTTCAATAAACTGAAAAACTTTTATAAAGAAGTGATAAAAAGAGCGTGAAGTTATTGAAGGTTTTGATTATTTGTGGAAGTAGATCAGATTTAAAAATTGCTGAATTAAAAGTGTAGCCTCCTGGAATTATTAAAACATTGAAAAACTGAAAGTTTCCTCTTTCGATATCTTTACTCTTTAAAAGTTTAAATTCTCCACCTTTAAGTTTTAAAATTCGAAGAGTTAAATATTCAAAAATGGAGATGGCGCTATTTTATCAACAAAATTTAGAGCAAGGGAAGTTCGTTTTATTTAGTACACATCCTGAAAGAAATATGGAAACGTGGGGAATGTTGAAAAATGCTATTGAATTTTGTGCAGCAGTAATCTGAAGGGGTTTTTATAATAAAAAGCTTCCCAAAAATTTTTATTTAAGATATGTAAAAGCAATAAAAGTGATGAAACGGGGGGCCGGTAGATCAGACTGGTATGAGCGTTTTAAACGCTACTAAATCGTCCGCTTGGCATGCGGAAGGTCGCGGGTTCAAATCCCGCCCGGTCCACCAAACTCTAAAGAATGCATAAATATCAAAAGAGTTAATAATAATATACAAGCTTTATGCTTGCAATTACTTTACGTATTTTTTATCTTTCTTTAGTGAATTTTTAGGGTTTTAAATCATAAAAATTGAGTAAATACGGTTGATAAGTTGGAAATTTTCAGATTCTCTTTATTCTCCTATTTTCCAGGGTGTTATCCTACTAGCATTAGGATCTAATAGGCCCCTTTTCTAAGCAAGAATAACATTTCATCTAAGAAATACGTAAATTTATACTATTAAGATGAAATAATTTTGTTACTTCTCTTTTTTTCTTTCTCGCTTTATTATTTCTTGAGCTGCAACAACTCCAGATATAGATGCTTGAATTAACCCTCTTGTTATTCCTGCCCCATCACCTATAGCGAATAAATTCTTTAAATTTTCCACTTCAAAGTTCTGGTTTAGTTTTAATCTTGATGAGTAAAATTTCACTTCAACTCCATAAAGAAGGGTATGTTTGCTATAGATTCCTGGACATATTTGATTCATTGCTTTAAGCATCTCTTTTATATTGGCTAAATACCTGTATGGAAGAGCAAAACTGAGATCACCTGGTGTAGCAGCTTTAAGCGTAGGATTAACTAAACTTCTTTTTATTCTTTCTTCTGTTGATCTTCTACCTAACATTAAATCGCCTAATCTTTGAATTATTATTCCTCCACTTAGTAAATTTGCTAATCTAGCTATATATTTTCCATAAGCAATAGGTTCTTTAAACGGTTCAGTAAATGAAGTGCTAACAAGAATAGCAAAATTTGTGTTTTCAGTTTTTCTTTCAGCATAACTTTGTCCATTAACAGTTATAACTTCTTTATAAGACTCAGTTATAACTTCACCGTAAGGATTAAAACAGAAAGTTCTAACTTGATCATCAAACATTTTAGAAGAATAAATTAGTTTTGGTTCATAAAGTATACTTGTTAATTCCTCAAGAATAGATGAAGACACTTCAACTCTAACTCCAATATCAACAGGATTATTTAAAGTTTTTAAATTAAATTTTTTAGCTATAGATGAAAGCCATTCAGCTCCAGCTCTCCCAGGTGCAACTATAACATATTTTGACTCTATATGTTCATTTTTAGCTGTTAAAACGCCAGTTACTTTACCATTTTTAACAATTAAATCTTTAACTTGTGTATTAAATTTTAACTCTACTTTTTTCTCTAGATAATTTTTAATTCGAGCAAGAATTTTCGAGCAGTTTTCAGTACCTAAATGTCTAATTTTACTTGGAATAAGCTTTAAACCTGCTAAAGCAGTTTTTCTAGAAAGTTCTTCTATCTTATCAATTTCAACTCCATAAAGCTTTGTTGAAGCCCCATACTTAACATATGTTTCATCAACATATTTTATTAAAGATTCCAACTTTTCTTCATTTATGTATTCATTCAACCATCCGCCAATTTTAGTAGATAAAGTTAATTTTCCATCACTAAAAGCTCCTGCTCCACCCCAGCCATTTAAAAGAAGACAAGGTTCACATTTAATGCATTCAAGCCCTCTATTAGCTGGGCATATTCTTTTATCAATATCTGGACCCATATCTATAAGCATCACTTTTAATTCTTCTTTAACAAGCTCTAAAGCAGCAAAAATCCCTGCAGGTCCAGCTCCGATAATAATTACATCATACAACTATTTTCCACCATAAGATTAAATTCATTCCTATATTCTTAATCTTAAAGTTAGATAATTTTTATTCAACAATTTTAAATTCATGAAAGTTAAAAAATGAAGAATAAAATAGATACAATAAAATATTCTCAATATAATTTATTAAAAATATTTAATGAAAAGCTTTTTATTTATAGATGTATAAAGTTAAGTATGTGATTTAAAAATGTTAAGTTGGTGGGTAATAGCCGGACTTATAGCTGCAGGTGCAGCGGCAGGAGGGGCGGCAGGATATTTAGCTTCCAGAAAACCTTTATATGTATGGACTTTAGGTTATAATCCATACTGGCGTTGCTGGGTGTGGATACCCATCAAATACTGCTAAAGGTAATAAACTGCAGAAGACATAATAAACTTCCTTTATTAGATTATTTTTTATAATAATTATCGAAGAAATAATGATAATGGAAAAATTCTTAATGTAAGGATTTAATACTAATGCCATTAATAATTAATAAGCTTGTTAAAGCGTATTTTTAATTTATGTTTATAAGGCTTTAAAAGGGAGGAAAATTATATAAGAAACTATATTATATAGAAACTATTCATGATAGAGGTATTGCTTATCATAAATATTGCTATAGCTCTTTACATAGCTTTTGGTGTTGGTGCTAACGATGAAACTATGGCACCTTTAGCTGGAAGTGGATTAATTACTGTTGAACGTTTAGTAATTCTAGTTTCTATATGCAACTTTATTGGTGCTGTATTATTAGGTTCTAAAGTTGAAAAAACTATTGGTACAGGGATAGTTAACAATCAAATTTTTCCAATAACTTTAGAAATAACTTTAATCGTGATTTTAGCTGAAG is a window from the Candidatus Bathyarchaeota archaeon genome containing:
- a CDS encoding lipoate--protein ligase family protein, with amino-acid sequence MNSWRIIKYSFPNPAMNLAMEEALLRVRLEKSKSNVLWFWVNTPSIILGCFSTFDELNLAKCKELKIPVLRRISGGGAVYHDLGNLNYTVIANSGKNGLPTDVLEVYKLISKCLIDGLNCLNVPLNFLPPNSLLLNKNKVGGMAQHLLYNITLIHGTLLVNANLNLMKELIKLKFPVANLSEAKSLSIEEVEEMLVNGFKKGLNASFNVSFFTKEELKLAKKLFKIKYSKNSVISGLTS
- a CDS encoding phosphoglucomutase/phosphomannomutase family protein, translated to GIFTGVTIAEMVAKTGKSLSELLKDLEKEYGVLFNGRSDVSCPDELKQTVMEKLSSNIPNRIAGIEISNVNRMDGLKFLLKDDGWLLIRPSGTEPLFRIYGESTTREKLEEMLEEGKKLVTKALSKQA
- a CDS encoding EamA family transporter translates to MMDWLVLAILDAFFAALVAIFAKVGLQGVDSNVATAIRTIVMMVFTLGFVIAIGKGPQLTQLTSKDVFFIVLSGIAGAISWLLYFAALKLTDASKVAPIDRASVLFVLVLSALILGEKITLKTAMAGVLIFIGVLLLAI
- a CDS encoding plasma-membrane proton-efflux P-type ATPase; its protein translation is MPIKTKSTSDFKQFSIEETFKLLEASMHGLTEAEAKNRIEKFGYNEITEEKKNPFIDFFKRYWGPMPWLLELAILLSCILGHYLEAIIIFVLLTINVVIGFIHSHRSQKVLEFLKKRLAIKAKVLREGKWIVKDAKEIVPGDIILVGLGDLVPADAKIVGGKLSVDQSALTGESLPVNLHSSDIVYSSSIVTRGEAKCIVVNTGVNTYFGRTAELVKTAKPKSHQEEIMISITKYMMYIGIVALILTSAYALMLNMGILAILTFAVIFLMGAIPVALPAVLTIVQAVGAMELAKEGALVTRLDSIEDAASIDVVCLDKTGTITQNKLSVAEVVPFFKYTKEDVILMAGLASEEEGKDIIDLAVINYAKSLDIDLNSYKRVSYTPFNPTIKRSEAVIESKGIRFKAVKGAPQIILALCKNTGEIQQEVGKVLEELSRKGYRTLAVAKSEGEDFDKLMFMGFLALADPIRPDSKMMVEEIKALGIKPMMLTGDNINIAKEIASQALIGDRIIPIAELKALNDTERAKIVEKYDGFAEVYPEDKYEIVKLLQSNGHMVGMTGDGVNDAPALKQAEMGIAVSNSTDVAKASASVVLTEQGVKVIVSAIKISRQIYQRMLTWVINKIAKVIEFVTLLTLGFFWLHGVVISLLGMTLLIFANDFSTMSLATDNVKHTSNPNKWNVKNITLASLVVGLLLVVESVTAMVIGKNYFQLEWEKLRTFIMLVLVFNSQFRVYIVRERRYFWSSKPGKGLIASFTAIIIGFILLGIYGIIIPSLSLNQVLFALGFSALFTVGIVDSFKYLAFKKFQL
- a CDS encoding NAD(P)/FAD-dependent oxidoreductase; translation: MYDVIIIGAGPAGIFAALELVKEELKVMLIDMGPDIDKRICPANRGLECIKCEPCLLLNGWGGAGAFSDGKLTLSTKIGGWLNEYINEEKLESLIKYVDETYVKYGASTKLYGVEIDKIEELSRKTALAGLKLIPSKIRHLGTENCSKILARIKNYLEKKVELKFNTQVKDLIVKNGKVTGVLTAKNEHIESKYVIVAPGRAGAEWLSSIAKKFNLKTLNNPVDIGVRVEVSSSILEELTSILYEPKLIYSSKMFDDQVRTFCFNPYGEVITESYKEVITVNGQSYAERKTENTNFAILVSTSFTEPFKEPIAYGKYIARLANLLSGGIIIQRLGDLMLGRRSTEERIKRSLVNPTLKAATPGDLSFALPYRYLANIKEMLKAMNQICPGIYSKHTLLYGVEVKFYSSRLKLNQNFEVENLKNLFAIGDGAGITRGLIQASISGVVAAQEIIKRERKKEK